The following coding sequences are from one Streptomyces angustmyceticus window:
- the truA gene encoding tRNA pseudouridine(38-40) synthase TruA produces the protein MSDEVKPGFVRVRMDLSYDGKDFSGWAKQAGGRRTVQGEIEDALRTVTRSQETYELTVAGRTDAGVHARGQVAHVDLPAALWDEHRDKLLRRLAGRLPKDVRVWRLAEAPYGFNARFSAIWRRYAYRVTDHHGGVDPLLRGHVLWHDWELDVEAMNAASRPLLGEHDFAAYCKRREGATTIRTLQELSWSRGADGIITATVRADAFCHNMVRSLVGAMLFVGDGHRPVEWPGKVLAAGVRDSAVHVVRPHGLTLEEVGYPADELLMARNQEARNKRTLPGAGAGCC, from the coding sequence GTGAGTGACGAAGTGAAGCCCGGGTTCGTCCGGGTGCGGATGGACCTTTCCTACGACGGAAAGGACTTCTCCGGGTGGGCGAAGCAGGCCGGTGGCCGGCGCACCGTGCAGGGGGAGATCGAGGACGCGCTGCGCACCGTGACCCGGTCCCAGGAGACGTACGAGCTCACGGTCGCCGGGCGGACGGACGCGGGGGTGCACGCGCGCGGGCAGGTGGCGCACGTGGATCTGCCCGCCGCGCTGTGGGACGAGCACCGGGACAAGCTGCTGCGGCGGCTGGCCGGGCGGCTCCCCAAGGACGTGCGGGTCTGGCGGCTGGCCGAGGCGCCGTACGGCTTCAACGCGCGGTTCTCGGCGATCTGGCGGCGGTACGCGTACCGGGTGACCGACCACCACGGGGGCGTCGATCCGCTGCTGCGCGGCCATGTGCTGTGGCACGACTGGGAGCTGGACGTCGAGGCGATGAACGCGGCCTCGCGGCCGCTGCTGGGGGAGCACGACTTCGCCGCGTACTGCAAGCGGCGCGAGGGCGCGACGACGATCCGCACGCTGCAGGAGCTGAGCTGGTCGCGCGGGGCGGACGGGATCATCACGGCGACGGTGCGGGCGGACGCGTTCTGCCACAACATGGTGCGCTCGCTGGTGGGGGCGATGCTGTTCGTCGGCGACGGGCACCGGCCGGTGGAGTGGCCCGGGAAGGTGCTGGCCGCCGGGGTGCGGGACTCCGCGGTGCATGTGGTGCGGCCGCACGGGCTGACGCTGGAGGAGGTCGGCTACCCGGCCGACGAACTGCTGATGGCGCGCAACCAGGAGGCGCGCAACAAGCGGACGCTGCCCGGGGCCGGCGCGGGCTGCTGCTGA
- the glmS gene encoding glutamine--fructose-6-phosphate transaminase (isomerizing), with protein MCGIVGYVGGQSALDVVLAGLKRLEYRGYDSAGVAVLADGGLAAAKKAGKLANLEKELADRPLPAGAAGIGHTRWATHGGPTDENAHPHLDNAGRVCVVHNGIIENFAGLRAELTDRGHELASETDTEVVAHLLAESYSSCGELAEAMRQVCRRLEGAFTLVAVHADEPDVVVGARRNSPLVVGVGDGEAFLASDVAAFIAHTREAIELGQDQVVELRRESVTVTDFEGAPAEVREYHVDWDASAAEKGGYDYFMLKEIAEQPKAVADTLLGRIDGSGVLSLDEVRIPPAVLREVDKVVIVACGTAYHAGMIAKYAIEHWTRIPCETELASEFRYRDPILDRRTLVIAISQSGETMDTLMALRHAREQGAKVLAICNTNGSTIPRESDAVLYTHAGPEVAVASTKAFLTQLVACYLVALYVAQVRGTKWGDEIRDVVRELAAIGTQVEQVLGTMEPVRALARSLADKNTVLFLGRHVGYPVALEGALKLKELAYMHAEGFAAGELKHGPIALIEDDLPVVVVVPSPRGRSVLHDKIVSNIQEIRARGARTIVIAEEGDETVVPYADHLVRIPRTPVLLQPLVSTVPLQVFACELATARGNEVDQPRNLAKSVTVE; from the coding sequence ATGTGCGGAATCGTGGGATATGTGGGCGGGCAGAGCGCCCTGGACGTCGTCCTGGCCGGATTGAAGCGGCTGGAGTATCGCGGCTACGACTCGGCGGGTGTCGCCGTGCTGGCCGATGGCGGGCTGGCAGCGGCGAAGAAGGCCGGGAAACTCGCCAACCTGGAGAAGGAGCTGGCGGACCGTCCGCTGCCGGCCGGGGCGGCCGGTATCGGGCACACCCGGTGGGCCACCCATGGCGGGCCGACCGACGAGAACGCCCATCCGCATCTCGACAACGCCGGCCGGGTCTGCGTCGTGCACAACGGCATCATCGAGAACTTCGCCGGGCTGCGCGCCGAACTCACCGACCGCGGGCACGAGTTGGCGTCCGAGACGGACACCGAGGTCGTGGCGCACCTGCTCGCCGAGTCCTACTCGTCCTGCGGGGAGCTGGCCGAGGCGATGCGGCAGGTGTGCCGGCGGCTGGAGGGCGCGTTCACGCTGGTCGCGGTGCACGCCGATGAGCCGGACGTGGTGGTCGGCGCGCGCCGGAACTCGCCGCTGGTGGTGGGCGTCGGGGACGGCGAGGCGTTCCTCGCCTCGGACGTGGCGGCGTTCATCGCGCACACCCGGGAGGCGATCGAGCTGGGCCAGGACCAGGTCGTGGAGCTGCGCCGGGAGTCGGTGACGGTCACCGACTTCGAGGGGGCGCCCGCCGAGGTGCGCGAGTACCACGTCGACTGGGACGCCTCGGCCGCCGAGAAGGGCGGCTACGACTACTTCATGCTCAAGGAGATCGCCGAGCAGCCGAAGGCCGTGGCCGACACGCTGCTGGGGCGGATCGACGGGTCGGGCGTGCTGTCCCTGGACGAGGTGCGGATCCCGCCGGCGGTGCTGCGCGAGGTCGACAAGGTCGTGATCGTGGCGTGCGGCACGGCGTACCACGCGGGGATGATCGCCAAGTACGCGATCGAGCACTGGACGCGGATCCCCTGCGAGACGGAGCTGGCGAGCGAGTTCCGCTACCGCGACCCGATCCTGGACCGGCGGACGCTGGTGATCGCCATCAGCCAGTCCGGCGAGACCATGGACACCTTGATGGCGCTGCGCCACGCCCGTGAGCAGGGCGCCAAGGTGCTGGCCATCTGCAACACCAACGGCTCGACCATCCCGCGCGAGTCGGACGCGGTGCTGTACACCCACGCCGGGCCGGAGGTCGCGGTGGCCTCCACCAAGGCGTTCCTGACCCAGCTGGTGGCCTGCTACCTGGTGGCGCTGTACGTCGCGCAGGTGCGGGGCACCAAGTGGGGCGACGAGATCCGCGACGTGGTGCGCGAACTGGCGGCCATCGGCACCCAGGTCGAGCAGGTGCTCGGGACGATGGAGCCGGTGCGGGCGCTGGCGCGCTCCCTCGCCGACAAGAACACCGTGCTGTTCCTCGGCCGGCACGTGGGCTACCCGGTGGCGCTGGAGGGCGCGCTGAAGCTCAAGGAGCTCGCGTACATGCACGCCGAGGGCTTCGCGGCCGGGGAGCTCAAGCACGGGCCGATCGCGCTGATCGAGGACGACCTGCCGGTGGTGGTGGTCGTGCCGTCGCCGCGCGGACGGTCCGTCCTGCACGACAAGATCGTGTCGAACATCCAGGAGATCCGGGCCCGGGGCGCCCGGACCATCGTGATCGCGGAGGAGGGCGACGAGACGGTGGTGCCCTACGCCGACCACCTGGTGCGCATCCCCCGGACGCCGGTGCTGCTGCAGCCGCTGGTGTCCACCGTCCCGCTGCAGGTGTTCGCCTGCGAGCTGGCCACCGCCCGTGGCAACGAGGTCGACCAGCCGCGCAACCTCGCCAAGTCGGTGACGGTGGAGTGA
- the rpsI gene encoding 30S ribosomal protein S9, producing MAETTPETPLDEVEEYTTETEVVESEYTSESLASRFGDPQPAAGLGRRKNAIARVRIVPGTGQWKINGRTLEGYFPNKVHQQEVNEPFKVLELDNRYDVVARISGGGISGQAGALRLGVARALNEADVDNNRGALKKAGFLKRDDRAVERKKAGLKKARKAPQYSKR from the coding sequence GTGGCTGAGACCACCCCCGAGACCCCGCTGGACGAGGTCGAGGAGTACACCACCGAGACCGAGGTCGTGGAGTCGGAGTACACCTCCGAGTCCCTCGCCTCCCGCTTCGGCGACCCGCAGCCCGCGGCCGGCCTGGGCCGTCGCAAGAACGCCATCGCCCGCGTCCGGATCGTCCCGGGCACCGGCCAGTGGAAGATCAACGGTCGCACCCTCGAGGGCTACTTCCCCAACAAGGTGCACCAGCAGGAAGTCAACGAGCCCTTCAAGGTGCTCGAGCTCGACAACCGCTACGACGTCGTGGCCCGCATCTCCGGCGGCGGCATCTCCGGCCAGGCCGGTGCGCTGCGCCTGGGTGTGGCCCGTGCGCTGAACGAGGCGGACGTGGACAACAACCGCGGCGCGCTGAAGAAGGCCGGATTCCTCAAGCGTGACGACCGTGCGGTCGAGCGCAAGAAGGCCGGTCTGAAGAAGGCCCGTAAGGCGCCGCAGTACAGCAAGCGCTAA
- a CDS encoding holo-ACP synthase, giving the protein MIIGVGIDVAEIDRFGAALERTPELARRLFLTEELLLPSGERRGIASLAARFAAKEALAKALGAPSGLHWTDAEVYVEDSGQPRLRVRGTVEARAKELGVRGWHVSLSHDAGVASAVVIAEA; this is encoded by the coding sequence GTGATCATCGGAGTCGGGATCGACGTCGCGGAGATCGACCGCTTCGGCGCGGCGCTGGAGCGGACGCCGGAGCTGGCGCGCCGGCTGTTCCTCACCGAGGAGCTGCTGCTGCCCAGCGGCGAGCGCCGCGGCATCGCGTCGCTGGCGGCCCGCTTCGCCGCCAAGGAGGCGCTGGCCAAGGCGCTCGGCGCGCCGAGCGGGCTGCACTGGACCGATGCCGAGGTGTACGTCGAGGACAGCGGGCAGCCGCGGCTGCGGGTGCGCGGGACCGTCGAGGCGCGCGCCAAGGAGCTCGGGGTCCGCGGCTGGCACGTCTCGCTGAGCCATGACGCGGGGGTCGCCTCCGCCGTGGTGATCGCCGAGGCGTGA
- the rplM gene encoding 50S ribosomal protein L13 translates to MRTFSPKPGDVQRQWHIIDAQDVVLGRLASQAASLLRGKHKPVYAPHVDMGDFVIIVNADKVHLSGNKRTQKMAYRHSGFPGGLRSVRYDELLDKNPEKAVEKAIKGMLPKNTLGRQMLSKLKVYAGAEHPHAAQQPVPFEITQVAQ, encoded by the coding sequence GTGCGTACGTTCAGCCCCAAGCCCGGCGATGTCCAGCGCCAGTGGCACATCATTGACGCGCAGGACGTTGTCCTGGGCCGTCTGGCCAGCCAGGCCGCGTCCCTCCTGCGGGGCAAGCACAAGCCGGTCTACGCGCCGCACGTTGACATGGGTGACTTCGTCATCATCGTCAACGCCGACAAGGTGCACCTGTCCGGCAACAAGCGGACCCAGAAGATGGCCTACCGCCACTCGGGCTTCCCGGGTGGTCTGCGCTCCGTCCGCTACGACGAGCTGCTCGACAAGAACCCCGAGAAGGCCGTCGAGAAGGCCATCAAGGGCATGCTCCCCAAGAACACCCTCGGCCGTCAGATGCTCTCGAAGCTGAAGGTCTACGCGGGCGCCGAGCACCCGCACGCTGCGCAGCAGCCGGTCCCGTTCGAGATCACCCAGGTCGCGCAGTAA
- the coaA gene encoding type I pantothenate kinase yields the protein MPLTTDPQQRRRAERSPYVDLTRAQWSALREKTPLPLTADEVERLRGLGDVIDLDEVRDVYLPLSRLLNLYVGATSNLRGALNTFLGDAGGGPQTGTPFVIGVAGSVAVGKSTTARLLQALLARWPEHPRVELVTTDGFLFPNGELHRRGLMSRKGFPESYDRRALTRFVADVKAGKAEVTAPVYSHLIYDIVPGERLTVHRPDILIVEGLNVLQPALPGKDGRTRLGLADFFDFSVYVDARTEDIEKWYLGRFRKLRETAFQNPFSYFRKYTQVSEDEALDYARMIWRTVNKPNLQQNVAPTRGRANLVLRKGPDHKVQRLSLRKL from the coding sequence GTGCCCCTGACGACCGATCCGCAGCAACGACGCCGCGCCGAGCGCTCCCCGTACGTCGATCTGACGCGCGCGCAGTGGAGCGCCCTTCGGGAGAAGACCCCGCTGCCCCTGACGGCCGACGAGGTCGAACGGCTGCGGGGCCTGGGCGACGTCATCGACCTCGACGAGGTACGCGACGTCTACCTCCCGCTGTCCCGGCTCCTCAACCTCTACGTCGGCGCCACCAGCAACCTGCGCGGCGCGCTGAACACCTTCCTCGGCGACGCGGGCGGCGGCCCCCAGACCGGCACCCCGTTCGTCATCGGGGTCGCCGGCAGCGTCGCCGTCGGGAAGTCCACCACCGCCCGGCTGCTGCAAGCGCTGCTGGCCCGGTGGCCCGAGCACCCGCGGGTCGAACTGGTCACCACCGACGGTTTCCTGTTCCCCAACGGCGAGCTGCACCGCCGCGGCCTGATGTCCCGCAAGGGCTTCCCGGAGTCCTACGACCGGCGGGCGCTGACCCGCTTCGTCGCGGACGTGAAGGCCGGCAAGGCCGAGGTGACCGCGCCGGTCTACTCGCACCTGATCTACGACATCGTGCCCGGCGAGCGGCTGACCGTGCACCGCCCCGACATCCTCATCGTCGAGGGCCTGAACGTCCTGCAGCCGGCGCTGCCCGGCAAGGACGGCCGCACCCGCCTCGGTCTCGCCGACTTCTTCGACTTCTCCGTCTACGTCGACGCCCGCACCGAGGACATCGAGAAGTGGTACCTCGGCCGCTTCCGCAAGCTGCGCGAGACCGCCTTCCAGAACCCGTTCTCGTACTTCCGCAAGTACACCCAGGTCTCCGAGGACGAGGCCCTCGACTACGCCCGCATGATCTGGCGCACCGTCAACAAGCCCAACCTGCAGCAGAACGTCGCCCCCACCCGCGGCCGCGCCAACCTGGTGCTGCGCAAGGGACCGGACCACAAGGTGCAGCGCCTGTCGCTGCGCAAGCTCTAG
- the glmM gene encoding phosphoglucosamine mutase — MGRLFGTDGVRGVANADLTAELALGLSVAAAHVLAEAGTFEGHRPVAVVGRDPRASGEFLEAAVVAGLASAGVDVLRVGVLPTPAVAYLTGSLGADLGVMLSASHNPMPDNGIKFFARGGHKLADELEDRIEETYRAHSSGEPWERPTGAGVGRVTVYDEGFDNYVAHLVGVLPNRLDGLKVVIDGAHGAAARVSPEAFARAGAEVITIGTEPDGLNINDGCGSTHLGLLRAAVVEHGADLGVAHDGDADRCLAVDREGNEVDGDQILAVLALGMREAGMLRKNTVVATVMSNLGFKLAMERAGIDLVRTAVGDRYVLEEMKAHGFALGGEQSGHVIVLDHATTGDGTLTGLMLGARVAATGRSLAELAGVMERLPQILINVPDVDRTRVATAPELTAAVAEAERELGATGRVLLRPSGTEPLVRVMVEAADIEQARAVAERLADAVKSALG; from the coding sequence GTGGGACGACTCTTCGGCACTGACGGTGTGCGCGGTGTCGCCAATGCGGACCTGACGGCGGAGCTGGCGCTCGGTCTGTCGGTCGCTGCGGCGCATGTACTCGCCGAAGCCGGCACCTTCGAAGGTCACCGGCCGGTGGCGGTGGTCGGACGCGATCCACGCGCGTCCGGTGAGTTCCTGGAGGCCGCGGTCGTCGCGGGCCTGGCCAGCGCCGGCGTGGACGTGCTGCGGGTGGGTGTGCTCCCGACCCCGGCGGTCGCCTATCTGACCGGCTCGCTCGGCGCGGACCTCGGCGTGATGCTCTCCGCCAGCCACAACCCGATGCCCGACAACGGCATCAAGTTCTTCGCCCGCGGCGGCCACAAGCTCGCCGACGAGCTGGAGGACCGCATCGAGGAGACCTACCGGGCGCACAGCTCCGGTGAGCCCTGGGAGCGGCCGACCGGCGCCGGCGTGGGCCGGGTCACCGTCTACGACGAGGGTTTCGACAACTACGTCGCGCACCTCGTCGGCGTGCTGCCCAACCGCCTGGACGGGCTGAAGGTCGTCATCGACGGCGCCCACGGCGCGGCGGCGCGGGTCTCGCCCGAGGCGTTCGCGCGGGCCGGCGCCGAGGTCATCACGATCGGCACCGAGCCCGACGGCCTGAACATCAACGACGGCTGCGGCTCCACCCACCTGGGGCTGCTGCGCGCGGCCGTGGTCGAGCACGGCGCCGACCTCGGCGTCGCCCACGACGGCGACGCGGACCGCTGCCTGGCCGTGGACCGCGAGGGCAACGAGGTCGACGGCGACCAGATCCTGGCCGTCCTGGCGCTGGGGATGCGCGAGGCGGGGATGCTGCGCAAGAACACCGTCGTCGCCACCGTGATGTCCAACCTGGGCTTCAAGCTCGCCATGGAGCGCGCGGGCATCGACCTCGTGCGGACCGCGGTGGGCGACCGTTACGTCCTGGAGGAGATGAAGGCGCACGGCTTCGCGCTGGGCGGTGAGCAGTCCGGGCATGTGATCGTGCTCGACCACGCCACCACCGGCGACGGCACGCTGACGGGCCTGATGCTGGGTGCCCGGGTCGCCGCGACCGGCCGGTCGCTGGCCGAGCTGGCGGGCGTCATGGAGCGGCTGCCGCAGATCCTCATCAACGTCCCCGACGTCGACAGGACGCGGGTGGCCACCGCTCCCGAGCTGACCGCCGCGGTCGCCGAGGCCGAGCGGGAGCTGGGCGCCACCGGCCGGGTGCTGCTGCGGCCGTCCGGCACCGAGCCGCTGGTGCGGGTGATGGTGGAGGCCGCGGACATCGAGCAGGCGCGGGCGGTGGCCGAGCGGCTGGCCGACGCGGTCAAGTCCGCGCTGGGCTAG
- a CDS encoding NAD(P)H-hydrate dehydratase, whose protein sequence is MRTAYSVETVRAAERELMARLPEGALMQRAAAGLAVACAELLGRVYGSRVVLLVGSGDNGGDALYAGARLARRGAGVAAVLLSPERAHPGGLAALRAAGGRVSADPARDLARADLAVDGIVGIGGRGGLRPDAAQLVRTAWESAPVLAVDLPSGVDADSGEVPGDAVRADATVTFGAYKPGLLIDPARERAGALRLVDIGLELPREADAEALQHADVAELLPRPAPESDKYRRGVVGVVAGSARYPGAAVLAVAGALRGGAGAVRYVGPAAEAVLARFPETLVHAGPPDKAGRVQAWVIGPGLGDESDALDDVLAAEVPVLVDADGLRFLTPERVRARTAGTLLTPHAGEAAALLGRGREEVEAARLVCVRELAARYGATVLLKGSTTLVADARGPVRVNPTGTGWLATAGSGDVLSGLTGSLLAAGLATRDAGSAGAYLHGLAARRAAGPAGAPILASEVAAHLPDAWRDVTE, encoded by the coding sequence ATGAGGACTGCCTACAGCGTGGAGACCGTGCGGGCCGCGGAGCGGGAGCTCATGGCCCGCTTGCCCGAAGGGGCCCTGATGCAGCGGGCGGCGGCCGGACTGGCCGTCGCCTGCGCGGAGTTGCTGGGCCGGGTGTACGGCTCCCGGGTGGTGCTGCTGGTGGGCAGCGGCGACAACGGCGGGGACGCGCTGTACGCCGGCGCCCGGCTGGCGCGCCGCGGCGCCGGGGTGGCGGCCGTGCTGCTCTCGCCCGAACGGGCGCACCCCGGCGGGCTGGCCGCGCTGCGGGCGGCCGGGGGACGCGTCTCGGCCGACCCCGCGCGGGACCTCGCGCGGGCCGATCTGGCCGTGGACGGGATCGTCGGGATCGGGGGGCGGGGCGGGCTGCGCCCGGACGCCGCGCAACTGGTGCGCACGGCATGGGAGTCGGCGCCGGTGCTCGCCGTCGACCTGCCCAGCGGGGTGGACGCGGACAGCGGCGAGGTGCCCGGGGACGCCGTACGGGCCGACGCGACGGTGACGTTCGGCGCGTACAAGCCGGGGCTGCTGATCGACCCGGCGCGGGAGCGGGCCGGGGCGCTGCGGCTGGTCGACATCGGACTGGAGCTGCCGCGGGAGGCCGACGCGGAGGCGCTGCAGCACGCGGACGTGGCGGAGCTGCTGCCGCGTCCGGCGCCCGAGAGCGACAAGTACCGGCGGGGCGTGGTCGGGGTGGTCGCCGGGTCCGCGCGCTACCCGGGGGCGGCGGTGCTCGCGGTGGCGGGCGCGCTGCGGGGCGGCGCGGGGGCCGTGCGCTATGTCGGGCCGGCCGCCGAGGCGGTGCTCGCGCGGTTCCCGGAGACGCTGGTGCACGCCGGGCCGCCCGACAAGGCCGGCCGGGTGCAGGCGTGGGTGATCGGCCCCGGCCTCGGCGACGAGTCGGACGCGCTGGACGACGTGCTCGCGGCGGAGGTCCCGGTGCTGGTGGACGCGGACGGGCTGCGGTTCCTGACCCCGGAGCGGGTCCGGGCGCGGACGGCCGGGACGCTGCTGACGCCGCACGCCGGGGAGGCCGCCGCGCTGCTCGGACGCGGACGCGAGGAGGTCGAGGCGGCCCGGCTCGTCTGCGTACGGGAGTTGGCGGCGCGCTACGGCGCCACGGTGCTGCTCAAGGGCTCGACGACGCTGGTGGCGGACGCGCGGGGGCCGGTGCGGGTCAACCCCACCGGGACCGGCTGGCTGGCGACGGCCGGGAGCGGGGACGTGCTGTCGGGGCTGACGGGCTCGCTGCTCGCCGCGGGACTGGCCACGCGGGACGCGGGATCGGCCGGTGCGTACCTGCACGGGCTGGCGGCCCGCCGGGCGGCCGGGCCGGCCGGCGCGCCGATCCTGGCCTCGGAGGTGGCGGCCCATCTCCCCGACGCCTGGCGCGATGTGACGGAGTGA
- a CDS encoding DUF389 domain-containing protein, whose amino-acid sequence MLHLRLIVPGDRTDEVLRLLETTVGVTHLVVLGGAARDPQGDVVMCDVAREAGDGLLARLRETGLDTTGSIAIENIDLSLSRRADRAEDEAPGEGADAVLWESLADATHEESTLSATYLAFLALATMIAACGVVLDNAILIVGAMAVGPEFGPLAGISTALVRRAPRLAWRSLVALVVGFVVAMVLTCGFSYFMDAVGLFTEHQVEGPRPNTSFIWQPDWMSFVVAFLAGVAGTLSLTSAKSGALVGVAISVTTVPAAANAAVAFTYGDYAQTWGSSTQLGLNLAGIVLAGTLTLVTQKLLWARHHTGPRTG is encoded by the coding sequence GTGCTGCATCTACGCCTGATCGTTCCCGGGGACCGCACGGACGAGGTGCTCCGGCTGCTGGAGACCACGGTGGGGGTGACCCATCTGGTGGTGCTCGGCGGGGCGGCCCGCGACCCGCAGGGCGACGTGGTGATGTGCGACGTCGCCCGGGAGGCCGGTGACGGACTGCTCGCCCGGCTGCGGGAGACGGGTCTCGACACCACCGGGTCGATCGCGATCGAGAACATCGACCTGTCGCTGTCCCGGCGCGCCGACCGGGCGGAGGACGAGGCGCCCGGCGAGGGCGCGGACGCCGTGCTATGGGAGTCGCTGGCCGACGCCACCCACGAGGAGTCCACGCTCTCCGCGACCTATCTGGCGTTCCTGGCCCTCGCGACGATGATCGCGGCCTGTGGTGTGGTGCTGGACAACGCCATTTTGATCGTCGGCGCGATGGCGGTCGGCCCCGAGTTCGGCCCGCTGGCCGGCATCTCCACGGCCCTGGTGCGGCGCGCCCCGCGGCTGGCCTGGCGCTCGCTGGTGGCGCTGGTCGTCGGCTTCGTCGTGGCCATGGTGCTGACCTGCGGCTTCAGCTACTTCATGGACGCGGTGGGACTGTTCACGGAGCACCAGGTCGAGGGCCCGCGGCCCAACACGTCGTTCATCTGGCAGCCGGACTGGATGTCGTTCGTGGTGGCCTTCCTCGCCGGTGTCGCCGGCACCCTCTCGCTGACCTCGGCGAAGTCCGGTGCTCTGGTGGGCGTGGCGATCTCCGTGACGACCGTCCCCGCCGCCGCCAACGCCGCGGTCGCCTTCACCTACGGCGACTACGCGCAGACCTGGGGCTCCTCCACCCAGCTCGGGCTGAACCTGGCGGGCATCGTGCTCGCCGGCACCCTCACCCTGGTCACCCAGAAGCTCCTGTGGGCCCGGCACCACACCGGTCCGCGGACCGGCTAG
- a CDS encoding ABC-F family ATP-binding cassette domain-containing protein, giving the protein MGHLEAGHLEYCLPDGRVLLGDVSFRVGEGASVALVGANGAGKTTLLRLIAGELQPHGGAVTVSGGLGVMPQFVGSVRDERTVRDLLVSVAQPRIRQAAAAVDAAELAMMTAEGDDEAAQMAYAQALSDWAEARGYEAETAWDICTTAALGMPYEKAQWRKVRTLSGGEQKRLVLESLLRGTDEVLLLDEPDNYLDVPGKRWLEEQLRTTRKTVLFVSHDRELLARAAEKIVSVEPGPAGSDVWVHGGGFDTYHQARKERFARFEELRRRWDEKHAQLKKLVVSLRQAASVSHEMASRYAAAQTRLRKFEEAGPPPEPPREQDITMRLRGGRTGVRAVTCENLELTGLMKPFDLEIFYGERVAVLGSNGSGKSHFLRLLAGDEENPVAHTGSWKLGARVVPGHFAQTHAHPELMGRTLLDILWTEHARDKGQAMSALRRYELEQQAEQRFERLSGGQQARFQILLLELSGTTALLLDEPTDNLDLESAEALQEGLEAYEGTVVAVTHDRWFARSFDRFLVFGSDGLVRETPEPVWDERRVERRR; this is encoded by the coding sequence ATGGGACATCTTGAGGCCGGACATCTGGAGTACTGCCTGCCGGACGGGAGGGTCCTGCTGGGGGATGTGTCCTTCCGGGTGGGAGAGGGCGCGTCGGTCGCGCTGGTGGGCGCCAACGGCGCGGGCAAGACGACGCTGCTGCGCCTGATCGCGGGGGAGCTGCAGCCGCACGGCGGGGCGGTGACCGTCAGCGGCGGGCTGGGCGTGATGCCGCAGTTCGTGGGCTCGGTACGGGACGAGCGCACGGTGCGCGACCTGCTGGTCTCCGTGGCGCAGCCGCGGATCCGGCAGGCGGCGGCCGCGGTCGACGCCGCGGAGCTGGCGATGATGACCGCCGAGGGCGACGACGAGGCCGCGCAGATGGCCTACGCCCAGGCGCTCAGCGACTGGGCCGAGGCGCGCGGCTACGAGGCCGAGACGGCCTGGGACATCTGCACGACGGCGGCGCTGGGGATGCCGTACGAGAAGGCGCAGTGGCGCAAGGTGCGCACCCTGTCCGGGGGCGAGCAGAAGCGGCTGGTGCTGGAGTCGCTGCTGCGCGGCACCGACGAGGTGCTGCTGCTGGACGAGCCGGACAACTATCTGGACGTGCCCGGCAAGCGCTGGCTGGAGGAGCAGCTGCGCACCACCCGCAAGACCGTGTTGTTCGTCTCCCACGACCGGGAGCTGCTGGCCCGCGCCGCGGAGAAGATCGTCAGCGTCGAGCCGGGACCGGCGGGTTCCGACGTCTGGGTGCACGGCGGCGGCTTCGACACCTACCACCAGGCGCGCAAGGAGCGCTTCGCCCGCTTCGAGGAGCTGCGGCGGCGCTGGGACGAGAAGCACGCGCAGCTGAAGAAGCTGGTGGTCTCGCTGCGGCAGGCGGCCTCGGTCAGCCATGAGATGGCCTCGCGCTACGCGGCGGCGCAGACCCGGCTGCGGAAGTTCGAGGAGGCCGGGCCGCCGCCGGAGCCGCCGCGCGAGCAGGACATCACGATGCGGCTGCGCGGCGGGCGCACCGGCGTCCGGGCGGTGACCTGCGAGAACCTGGAGCTCACCGGCCTGATGAAGCCGTTCGACCTGGAGATCTTCTACGGCGAGCGGGTCGCGGTCCTCGGCTCCAACGGCTCCGGCAAGTCGCACTTCCTGCGTCTGCTGGCCGGCGACGAGGAGAACCCCGTCGCGCACACCGGCAGCTGGAAGCTGGGCGCCCGGGTCGTCCCCGGCCACTTCGCGCAGACCCACGCCCACCCCGAGCTGATGGGCCGGACCCTGCTCGACATCCTGTGGACCGAGCACGCCAGGGACAAGGGCCAGGCCATGTCGGCGCTGCGCCGCTACGAGCTGGAGCAGCAGGCCGAGCAGCGCTTCGAGCGGCTCTCCGGCGGCCAGCAGGCGCGCTTCCAGATCCTGCTGCTGGAGCTGTCCGGCACGACGGCCCTGCTGCTCGACGAGCCGACGGACAACCTGGACCTGGAGTCGGCGGAGGCGCTGCAGGAGGGGCTGGAGGCGTACGAGGGCACGGTGGTGGCGGTGACGCACGACCGGTGGTTCGCGCGGTCCTTCGACCGGTTCCTGGTGTTCGGCTCGGACGGGCTGGTCCGGGAGACGCCGGAGCCGGTGTGGGACGAGCGGCGGGTGGAGCGGCGGCGCTAG